One window of Halogeometricum rufum genomic DNA carries:
- a CDS encoding FecCD family ABC transporter permease yields the protein MSGDARTGRLLDRLGAFAWVDATLLSVCLTSVAVVVLGGLVQVSFGTYSMTLEQAWRAVLDTTVLLDPRWMLNFVLGEELMRAVTGFRGELPELPTETLIVWNIRLPRVFVGILVGANLAVSGAIFQAVTRNELASPYILGVSSGAGLAILLTLVVFSGLAPFLPLIAAAGGAAAFIIVYTIAWQNGTSPVRLVLAGVIVSTIFQSLQTGLFFFADDLAVVQSAIAWTTGSLTGVDWEQVRLALPSTTLAVALAALGARQLNVLLLGEQTARSLGMSVERTRFLLSGVAILAASAAIAVAGIVGFVGLIVPHVVRNLVGSDYKRLMVGCLFVGPALMVLADVGARLAMAPVQVPVGIVTGLVGGPYFLYLMRKQQNLGDV from the coding sequence ATGTCTGGAGACGCGCGGACTGGTCGGCTGCTGGACCGTCTCGGGGCGTTCGCGTGGGTGGACGCGACGCTCCTGTCGGTCTGTCTGACGAGTGTCGCGGTGGTGGTTCTCGGCGGCCTGGTGCAGGTGAGTTTCGGGACGTACTCGATGACGCTCGAACAGGCGTGGCGGGCCGTCCTCGACACGACGGTGCTGTTGGACCCCCGCTGGATGCTCAACTTCGTCCTCGGGGAGGAGCTGATGCGTGCGGTCACGGGCTTTCGGGGCGAGTTGCCCGAACTGCCCACCGAGACGCTCATCGTCTGGAACATCCGCCTGCCGCGCGTCTTCGTGGGCATCCTCGTCGGCGCGAACCTCGCCGTCTCGGGGGCCATCTTCCAGGCGGTCACGCGGAACGAACTCGCCAGCCCGTACATCCTCGGCGTGAGTTCCGGCGCGGGACTGGCTATCCTCCTGACGCTCGTCGTCTTCAGCGGTCTCGCCCCGTTCCTCCCCCTCATCGCCGCCGCCGGCGGTGCCGCCGCGTTCATCATCGTATACACCATCGCGTGGCAGAACGGCACCTCGCCGGTCAGACTCGTCCTCGCGGGCGTCATCGTCTCCACCATCTTCCAGTCGCTGCAGACGGGGCTGTTCTTCTTCGCCGACGACCTGGCCGTCGTCCAGAGCGCCATCGCGTGGACCACCGGGTCGCTGACGGGCGTCGACTGGGAGCAGGTCAGGCTCGCGCTCCCCTCGACGACGCTCGCCGTCGCCCTCGCCGCCCTCGGCGCGCGGCAGTTGAACGTCCTCCTCCTCGGCGAGCAGACGGCGCGCTCGCTCGGCATGTCGGTCGAGCGGACCCGATTTCTCCTCTCGGGCGTCGCCATCCTCGCGGCCAGCGCCGCCATCGCCGTCGCGGGCATCGTCGGTTTCGTCGGCCTCATCGTCCCGCACGTCGTCCGCAACCTCGTCGGGAGCGACTACAAGCGCCTGATGGTCGGCTGTCTGTTCGTCGGTCCGGCGCTGATGGTGCTGGCGGACGTGGGTGCGCGACTGGCGATGGCGCCCGTTCAGGTGCCCGTCGGCATCGTCACGGGCCTCGTCGGCGGTCCGTACTTCCTCTACCTCATGCGGAAACAGCAGAATCTGGGTGACGTCTAG